From Verrucomicrobia bacterium S94, the proteins below share one genomic window:
- a CDS encoding V-type ATP synthase subunit K (produces ATP from ADP in the presence of a proton gradient across the membrane; the K subunit is a nonenzymatic component which binds the dimeric form by interacting with the G and E subunits) yields the protein MDATQIEAYAKMGASMALGFGAIGSALGTGTAGMAGIGAWKKCYLQGKAAPFILLVFIGAPLSQTIYGMLLMNFILKADASFAHFGAGIIGGIAMGFSAWYQGKAGAAGSDALAETGQGFGNYLTVLGIVETVALFVMIFIQKTL from the coding sequence ATGGACGCAACACAAATCGAAGCATACGCCAAAATGGGCGCATCTATGGCATTGGGATTCGGCGCAATCGGATCGGCACTGGGCACAGGAACCGCAGGTATGGCCGGCATCGGCGCATGGAAGAAATGCTATCTGCAGGGCAAGGCTGCTCCCTTCATCCTGCTCGTTTTCATTGGTGCCCCGCTGTCGCAGACCATTTACGGCATGCTGCTCATGAATTTTATCCTTAAAGCCGACGCGAGCTTTGCACACTTCGGTGCCGGTATCATTGGCGGAATTGCCATGGGCTTCTCGGCCTGGTATCAGGGTAAAGCCGGAGCGGCAGGCTCTGACGCTCTCGCTGAAACCGGCCAGGGATTCGGCAACTACCTTACGGTACTCGGTATCGTGGAAACGGTTGCCCTCTTTGTGATGATCTTCATTCAGAAGACCCTTTAA
- a CDS encoding rubredoxin, which produces MKKWKCEVCGYIHDGDEVCDTCPKCGAPAEKFTELDEKAAGLIERSRHTNALHAQLIDLARQIERVCEDGIEDALDPGCVKVFEQCLKMSYLQMKLAMTEMQGHMGKGKWG; this is translated from the coding sequence ATGAAGAAATGGAAGTGCGAAGTATGCGGTTATATTCATGATGGAGATGAAGTCTGCGATACCTGCCCGAAATGCGGGGCACCGGCGGAAAAATTCACGGAGCTGGATGAAAAGGCGGCGGGGCTGATTGAACGTTCCCGTCATACCAATGCCCTGCACGCACAGCTGATTGATCTGGCCCGTCAGATTGAACGGGTTTGTGAAGACGGGATTGAAGATGCGCTGGATCCGGGCTGCGTGAAGGTGTTCGAACAGTGCCTTAAAATGTCTTATCTCCAGATGAAACTGGCCATGACCGAAATGCAGGGTCATATGGGCAAAGGTAAGTGGGGTTAG
- a CDS encoding Nif3-like dinuclear metal center hexameric protein — protein sequence MCILRTMKLQHVIQTLESIAPPELAEEWDNVGLLIHPLRPRSVKKILLTIDLTEAVADEALAGKFDLIIAYHPILFHGAKRLSAGNPYDRAVMKLVQQNIAVYSPHTALDAVIGGVNDWLADGVGEGEVSVLHPIPNSDAGQGRLVALKKPVKLKTLTSRIKKHLGLKSVRIASAAEDTPVSTVALCAGAGTEAFKGVHADCYLTGEMSHHNVLAATLSGSHVILCEHTNTERGYLPVFGKLLKKALGSGVTIHCSEMDADPIRFG from the coding sequence ATGTGCATACTGCGCACTATGAAACTACAACATGTTATTCAGACCCTGGAAAGTATCGCCCCGCCGGAGCTGGCGGAAGAATGGGACAACGTCGGCCTGCTGATCCATCCGCTCCGGCCGCGCAGTGTAAAAAAGATCCTGCTGACGATCGATCTGACCGAAGCGGTGGCCGATGAAGCCCTCGCCGGAAAATTTGACCTGATCATCGCCTATCATCCCATTCTCTTTCATGGTGCAAAACGGCTGTCTGCCGGAAATCCCTACGACCGCGCAGTCATGAAACTGGTTCAGCAGAATATTGCCGTCTATTCCCCGCATACCGCGCTGGATGCAGTGATCGGTGGCGTAAACGACTGGCTGGCCGACGGCGTCGGTGAGGGCGAGGTTTCCGTACTCCATCCGATTCCGAATTCCGATGCCGGCCAGGGGCGGCTGGTTGCGCTTAAAAAACCGGTAAAACTGAAGACGCTGACCTCCCGCATCAAAAAACATCTCGGACTGAAATCGGTCCGGATCGCCTCCGCGGCTGAAGATACCCCCGTTTCCACCGTCGCTCTGTGTGCCGGTGCCGGGACTGAAGCATTTAAGGGAGTGCACGCCGACTGCTATCTCACGGGGGAAATGAGCCACCACAATGTACTCGCGGCCACCCTGAGCGGCTCGCATGTCATTCTGTGCGAACACACCAATACCGAACGGGGCTATCTGCCGGTCTTTGGAAAGCTCCTTAAAAAAGCCCTCGGTTCCGGCGTAACCATCCATTGCTCGGAAATGGATGCCGACCCGATCCGCTTCGGCTGA
- a CDS encoding phosphoribosylformylglycinamidine cyclo-ligase → MSEEKKKSAYAEAGVDIDVMMGSLQNIKKDVASTNTDGVVSEIGSFGGLFKSPGEGSLLVSSVDGVGTKLKVANMAGIHNTVGQDLVNHCTNDILVQGARPLFFLDYLGTASLAPEVFEAVVAGFCKACRENGAALLGGETAEMPGLYPQGEYDLVGTIVGTVERDKVITGEKITEGDVLIGLPSTGLQTNGYSLARKVIFETAGKKLDDIVPGTDVTFQDALLAIHSSFLHPVMALLEKVDVHGMAHITGGGLYDNVPRVLPKNLDACFDRSTWEIPAIYHFIEEQGGVDHEEMFRVFNMGIGYVIMVAKEDAETTLEILKNNNQDALIIGEVVPGSGKSVLVN, encoded by the coding sequence ATGAGTGAAGAAAAGAAAAAATCCGCCTACGCCGAAGCCGGCGTAGACATTGATGTCATGATGGGCTCGCTGCAGAACATCAAAAAAGACGTAGCCTCCACCAACACGGACGGCGTCGTCAGCGAAATCGGCTCCTTTGGCGGCCTGTTTAAATCACCCGGCGAAGGCAGCCTGCTGGTAAGCTCGGTCGATGGCGTCGGCACCAAACTGAAAGTTGCCAATATGGCCGGCATTCATAACACCGTGGGTCAGGACCTCGTCAACCACTGCACGAACGACATTCTCGTGCAGGGCGCACGTCCCCTCTTCTTCCTCGATTATCTCGGTACCGCATCCCTCGCGCCCGAAGTATTTGAAGCCGTCGTAGCCGGTTTCTGCAAAGCCTGCCGCGAAAACGGTGCGGCACTGCTTGGCGGAGAAACCGCCGAAATGCCCGGCCTTTATCCCCAGGGCGAATACGACCTCGTCGGCACAATCGTGGGCACCGTTGAGCGCGATAAAGTAATCACCGGCGAAAAAATTACCGAAGGCGACGTACTGATCGGTCTGCCTTCCACCGGGCTGCAGACCAACGGCTATTCGCTGGCCCGCAAAGTCATCTTTGAAACCGCCGGTAAAAAGCTGGACGATATTGTTCCCGGCACCGACGTCACCTTCCAGGATGCGCTGCTGGCCATTCATTCCTCTTTCCTGCATCCGGTAATGGCTCTGCTCGAAAAAGTGGATGTACACGGCATGGCCCACATCACCGGCGGCGGTCTCTACGACAACGTACCGCGCGTACTGCCGAAAAACCTGGATGCCTGCTTCGACCGCTCTACCTGGGAAATTCCGGCCATCTACCACTTTATCGAGGAACAGGGCGGCGTTGACCACGAGGAAATGTTCCGCGTCTTCAATATGGGTATCGGCTATGTGATCATGGTTGCCAAAGAAGATGCCGAAACCACCCTCGAAATCCTGAAAAACAACAACCAGGATGCCCTCATCATTGGTGAAGTGGTTCCCGGCTCCGGAAAATCCGTCCTGGTTAACTGA
- a CDS encoding iduronate-2-sulfatase — protein MKKHLLAGLLMAGTAWAAEHNILLICIDDLRPELKSFGAEYIESPNIDALAAAGRAFHHHYVNAPSCGPSRRTMLTGRYGAPGNDALFLRAAQIEKDPESVPPSMPEWFRKHGYTTVSVGKVSHHPGGRGGPDWDDDSKIEIPNAWDRHLMPCGEWQHPRGAMHGLAHGEIRENARKMDVFQLAEGPDTIYPDGLIAQEGIRQLKQLAATDKPFFLAIGLIKPHLPFGAPAEYMKPYEDVTLPPIPHPEKPRGKTTWHGSGEFMKYNRWNRNPNTDAAFAEEVRRHYAACVTYADKHVGDIIAALKETGEDQDTVIIVWGDHGWHLGEHAIWGKHSLFEEALRSPLIITFPGIEKPGMATDAVVSTLDLFPTLCDLAGIESPGFVQGQSLLPILKNPDTPGHGAISYKANARTLRTATYRITVHNNGFAELYDHTTPEKETVNIAPRHPKLVKQLKQQMAAMNK, from the coding sequence ATGAAAAAACATCTGCTTGCCGGACTGCTGATGGCCGGAACCGCCTGGGCGGCTGAACATAATATCCTGCTGATCTGTATCGACGATCTCCGTCCGGAACTCAAATCGTTTGGCGCAGAATATATTGAATCGCCGAACATCGATGCACTCGCCGCCGCCGGTCGTGCTTTTCACCACCATTATGTCAATGCTCCGAGCTGCGGCCCCTCCCGCCGCACCATGCTCACCGGCCGCTATGGCGCACCGGGAAACGACGCCCTGTTCCTGCGCGCCGCACAGATCGAAAAAGATCCTGAATCCGTTCCGCCCAGTATGCCGGAATGGTTCCGGAAGCATGGCTATACCACCGTCTCTGTCGGTAAAGTCTCCCACCATCCCGGTGGACGCGGCGGTCCCGACTGGGACGACGATTCAAAAATTGAAATACCCAATGCCTGGGACCGCCATCTCATGCCCTGCGGCGAATGGCAGCACCCGCGCGGTGCCATGCACGGACTCGCCCACGGCGAAATCCGTGAAAATGCCCGGAAGATGGATGTTTTTCAATTAGCAGAAGGGCCCGACACCATCTATCCCGACGGCCTCATTGCCCAGGAAGGGATCAGACAGCTGAAACAGCTGGCAGCAACCGATAAACCCTTTTTTCTGGCCATCGGTCTCATCAAACCCCATCTCCCGTTCGGTGCGCCCGCTGAATATATGAAACCCTACGAAGACGTCACCCTTCCCCCGATCCCCCATCCCGAAAAACCCCGCGGCAAAACCACCTGGCACGGTTCCGGTGAATTTATGAAATACAATCGCTGGAACAGAAATCCGAACACCGATGCGGCTTTTGCCGAAGAAGTGCGCCGCCACTACGCCGCCTGCGTTACCTATGCCGATAAACATGTCGGCGACATCATCGCCGCCCTCAAAGAAACCGGCGAGGACCAAGATACGGTGATCATCGTCTGGGGGGACCACGGCTGGCACCTCGGCGAACATGCCATCTGGGGAAAACATTCACTGTTCGAAGAAGCCCTGCGCTCTCCGCTCATCATCACATTTCCAGGTATTGAAAAACCCGGCATGGCAACCGATGCCGTCGTCTCCACACTCGACCTTTTTCCGACCCTCTGCGATCTGGCCGGAATCGAGTCCCCCGGTTTCGTCCAGGGTCAGTCCCTGCTGCCTATTCTTAAAAACCCCGATACGCCCGGCCACGGAGCCATCAGCTACAAAGCCAATGCCCGCACCCTGAGAACGGCAACCTATCGCATTACCGTGCACAACAACGGATTTGCTGAACTCTACGACCACACTACGCCGGAAAAGGAAACCGTGAATATTGCCCCTCGGCATCCAAAACTGGTCAAACAGCTGAAACAGCAGATGGCCGCGATGAATAAATAA
- the murB gene encoding UDP-N-acetylmuramate dehydrogenase, with translation MDDVLKQMPSTARVILNPAMRDYTTFKLGGTCPALIDCPDAETLSEAAACLAEHGVPGLVIGQGSNLLVSDSGLDYVVLRYCSEEHPAVEAEGCRLTVSGNTLLDDLARIAIEKGLGDISFCSGIPGTVGGAIAGNAGAFGQQIGDVVQRVRLMSRKGHIAEVEAAALDFQYRSSALKQSGAIVLDAVLKLKPCDAEVMQKERDRILELRRTKHPDWRVNPCAGSVFRNIEPSSAAERRQAAGWFLEEAGAKAFRVGGARLFEKHANIIVADPGATATDVYQLTEKMIAAVREKFNFDLEREIKLLGSF, from the coding sequence ATGGATGATGTACTCAAACAGATGCCGTCGACGGCGCGTGTGATTTTAAATCCGGCAATGCGGGATTATACCACCTTTAAACTGGGCGGAACCTGTCCGGCATTAATTGATTGTCCGGATGCGGAGACGTTATCTGAAGCGGCGGCATGTTTAGCGGAACACGGTGTGCCCGGGCTGGTAATCGGTCAGGGATCGAACCTGCTGGTATCGGATTCAGGGCTGGATTATGTGGTGCTGCGTTACTGTTCGGAAGAGCATCCGGCGGTGGAAGCTGAGGGCTGTCGGTTAACGGTTTCCGGAAATACGCTGCTGGATGATCTGGCGCGGATTGCGATAGAAAAGGGGCTGGGTGATATCTCGTTCTGCAGCGGGATTCCCGGAACTGTCGGCGGGGCCATTGCGGGTAATGCGGGGGCTTTCGGGCAGCAGATCGGAGATGTGGTTCAGCGCGTTCGTTTAATGAGCCGTAAAGGGCATATTGCGGAAGTGGAGGCGGCGGCTCTGGATTTTCAGTATCGTTCCTCTGCGCTGAAGCAGTCCGGTGCGATTGTGCTGGATGCGGTACTGAAACTGAAACCGTGCGATGCGGAAGTGATGCAGAAAGAACGTGATCGTATTCTGGAGCTGCGGCGCACCAAGCACCCGGACTGGAGAGTTAATCCGTGTGCGGGCAGTGTTTTCCGGAATATTGAACCTTCATCGGCGGCGGAACGCCGGCAGGCGGCGGGCTGGTTTCTTGAAGAGGCCGGGGCCAAAGCGTTCCGGGTCGGCGGCGCACGTCTCTTTGAAAAGCACGCCAATATTATTGTTGCCGATCCTGGAGCCACGGCGACCGATGTCTATCAGCTGACGGAAAAAATGATCGCCGCTGTCCGTGAAAAATTTAATTTTGATCTCGAACGGGAGATCAAACTGCTGGGTTCTTTTTAA
- a CDS encoding RNA methyltransferase, with protein MTKEITSTANPLIKQLRALATSKKARQESGLFIIEGWRGIQTLLEHESELYTLEQIVVSTGWNRGPLPAEIDTVKVPDHVFDKISDVRNAQGILGVISRKPHTPELPAQGHFLLLDNLRDPGNLGTLIRSAVGAGFDGILLYGDCVESTNPKVIRSTMGTFAFAHLQPVSDSELAQWMENGFELCVTTGLGGSNLYDTDFSNKTILVIGSEAHGVSDRLFTKATQKITIPLQPECESLNAAIAGSICMFQITAKRKPAASQ; from the coding sequence ATGACGAAAGAAATTACATCAACCGCAAATCCCCTGATCAAACAGCTGCGCGCCCTGGCCACCTCCAAAAAGGCACGACAGGAATCGGGTCTGTTCATCATCGAAGGCTGGCGCGGCATTCAAACGCTGCTGGAACATGAAAGCGAACTGTATACCCTCGAACAGATTGTGGTTTCCACCGGCTGGAACCGGGGGCCTCTCCCCGCCGAAATCGACACAGTCAAAGTACCGGATCACGTTTTTGATAAAATTTCCGATGTCCGGAACGCCCAGGGCATTCTCGGGGTCATCTCCAGAAAACCGCATACCCCCGAACTTCCGGCACAGGGACATTTTCTACTGCTCGACAACCTGCGTGATCCCGGCAACCTCGGCACGCTCATCCGCTCTGCGGTCGGAGCCGGATTCGACGGCATTCTGCTTTATGGCGACTGCGTAGAATCCACCAATCCCAAAGTGATCCGCTCCACCATGGGCACTTTTGCTTTTGCACACCTGCAGCCCGTTTCCGATTCTGAACTAGCCCAATGGATGGAGAACGGGTTCGAACTCTGCGTCACCACCGGACTCGGCGGCAGTAATCTATACGACACCGATTTCAGTAATAAAACGATTCTGGTAATCGGCTCCGAAGCCCATGGGGTCTCCGACCGGCTGTTCACAAAAGCCACGCAGAAAATCACCATTCCCCTGCAGCCCGAATGCGAATCTCTCAACGCCGCCATCGCCGGCAGCATCTGCATGTTCCAGATCACCGCGAAAAGAAAACCTGCGGCTTCGCAATAA
- a CDS encoding histidinol-phosphate transaminase, producing MKPKKYIADLRVYEPGKPMEEVARELGFDDIAEIIKVASNENELGPSPLAVEAMQNAMTDMHRYPDGGAFYLKQKLAEQLDVNAENLLFGCGSNELIVFLCHVFMEPGKNLIMGAEAFAVYFLANALYGGETIRVPMPEHVHDLDAMLGAITPETRLVCICNPNNPTGTVLSPEAIDAFIEKLPDHVVAVFDEAYFEVMPESMKPDVLKHIRAGKKNIIVLRTFSKAHGLAGLRIGYGVAHPELINLLNKVRQPFNVNLMAQIAAMAALDDTDHLANTRKMVSRGLEFFEAELPKLGLETVPSGANFILVRTGTGRAVFQELQKRKVIVRPMDAYGLPDHIRITIGTPEQNRVILEALKSVVGDKS from the coding sequence ATGAAACCCAAAAAATATATTGCCGACCTGCGGGTCTATGAACCTGGAAAACCCATGGAGGAAGTGGCACGCGAACTGGGATTCGATGATATCGCCGAGATCATCAAAGTGGCTTCCAACGAAAATGAACTGGGTCCTTCGCCGCTGGCGGTGGAAGCCATGCAGAACGCCATGACCGATATGCATCGTTATCCCGACGGCGGTGCATTTTACCTGAAACAGAAGCTTGCCGAACAGCTGGACGTCAACGCGGAAAATCTGCTTTTCGGCTGCGGCAGCAACGAATTGATCGTGTTTCTCTGCCATGTCTTTATGGAACCCGGTAAAAATCTGATCATGGGCGCCGAAGCCTTTGCGGTCTATTTTCTGGCCAATGCCTTATACGGCGGCGAAACCATCCGCGTTCCCATGCCGGAGCATGTGCACGATCTCGATGCCATGCTCGGTGCCATCACCCCTGAAACCCGTCTGGTTTGCATCTGCAATCCCAACAACCCGACCGGAACCGTACTTTCGCCCGAAGCCATCGATGCCTTTATTGAAAAACTGCCGGATCACGTTGTTGCCGTTTTTGACGAAGCCTATTTCGAAGTCATGCCCGAAAGCATGAAACCCGATGTGCTCAAACATATCCGCGCCGGCAAAAAGAATATCATCGTACTGCGCACCTTTTCCAAAGCCCACGGACTCGCCGGACTGCGTATCGGCTACGGCGTTGCGCATCCGGAGCTGATCAACCTGCTCAACAAGGTGCGGCAGCCCTTTAACGTCAATCTGATGGCGCAGATTGCCGCCATGGCCGCGCTCGACGATACCGATCATCTGGCGAACACCCGCAAAATGGTTTCCCGCGGATTGGAATTTTTCGAAGCCGAACTGCCGAAGCTGGGGCTGGAAACCGTTCCATCCGGGGCCAACTTCATCCTCGTCCGAACCGGAACCGGGCGCGCGGTTTTTCAGGAATTACAGAAGCGCAAGGTGATTGTACGCCCGATGGATGCCTATGGACTGCCGGATCATATCCGTATCACCATCGGCACTCCGGAGCAGAACCGGGTCATACTGGAAGCCCTGAAATCGGTTGTCGGGGATAAAAGTTAA
- a CDS encoding hotdog fold thioesterase encodes MSADRIKELIRKNDNLGNHLGVRLTEVSEGRAYAELKIEKRHLNAAGVTHGASIFALADIALAAASNSYGKVALLTNGNIQVFHATPEGDTLTAKAKEISASRKLAHYRIKVTNQAGDQIAVYNATVYKTSTPLPDSE; translated from the coding sequence ATGAGTGCCGATAGAATCAAAGAGCTGATTCGGAAAAACGATAATCTGGGAAACCATCTCGGCGTCAGATTAACGGAAGTGAGTGAAGGGCGGGCGTACGCCGAATTGAAGATTGAAAAGCGCCATCTGAACGCGGCGGGCGTTACCCATGGCGCATCCATCTTTGCGCTGGCCGATATTGCCCTGGCGGCGGCATCGAACTCCTATGGAAAGGTCGCGCTGCTGACCAACGGTAATATTCAGGTTTTCCACGCCACACCGGAAGGCGATACCCTGACTGCAAAAGCCAAAGAGATTTCCGCCAGCCGCAAGCTGGCGCACTACCGGATTAAAGTAACCAATCAGGCCGGTGATCAAATTGCGGTTTACAACGCAACCGTGTATAAAACCAGCACACCGTTGCCTGACAGCGAATAG
- a CDS encoding pyruvate ferredoxin oxidoreductase has protein sequence MNKVTNVKFAGLGGQGILTCTDILGRVVFDQGIDVKKAEVHGMSQRGGSITSDLRFGDKVLSPMISAGQADFLVVMGEDQIEANQHFLKDGGILVKPSDFEVDKLTNKRTLNVALLGALSRHLEFPVELWMKAIRAQLPERLHEVNEKAFMLGRGEAA, from the coding sequence ATGAATAAAGTTACGAATGTAAAATTTGCAGGACTGGGCGGGCAGGGGATTTTAACCTGTACCGATATTCTCGGGCGCGTTGTGTTTGATCAGGGCATCGATGTCAAAAAAGCCGAAGTGCACGGCATGAGCCAGCGCGGCGGATCAATCACCTCCGATCTCCGTTTTGGCGATAAAGTACTCAGCCCGATGATTTCGGCCGGACAGGCCGATTTTCTGGTTGTGATGGGCGAGGATCAGATTGAAGCGAATCAGCATTTTCTGAAGGACGGAGGGATCCTCGTGAAACCGTCCGATTTTGAGGTGGATAAACTGACCAATAAGCGGACGCTGAACGTGGCGCTCCTGGGTGCGTTGAGCCGGCATCTGGAGTTTCCGGTGGAACTGTGGATGAAGGCCATCCGCGCTCAGTTGCCGGAACGACTGCACGAAGTGAACGAAAAAGCGTTCATGCTGGGCAGAGGGGAAGCCGCCTAG
- a CDS encoding thiamine pyrophosphate-binding protein — MSSERKLMSGNEAVALGAKHAGCALGVGYPGTPSTEILENYARLEDGKAQWAPNEKVAVEVGIGVAFAGTRTIITMKHVGLNVAADPLFTVAYTGVAGGMVLAVADDPGMASSQNEQDSRNYARAAGVPLLEPADSQEAYDMTKLAFEISERWSQPVILRLSTRVCHSKSVVVPFGSEAVPQADYVRDISGRVMIPAYARPAHKRMRAKLAEIEEWNNTEGPNPIIGNSSRLGIIANGVSALHAQEAAPDAKVMKLGMVYPLPMKAILEFIDSVDECIIIEESDPFIQTEVQAAGGKVRPRLERYRYGELDVTRVKRIIAGDDSEEAVPPRGRPPQLCEGCPHRASFQLLKRIGCIVAGDIGCYTLSVLPPFETMDTCICMGGSIGIGLGMRHVLPEEQARKVVSVIGDGTFIHSGLTGVADMICNRPKYGHVIVILDNGTTAMTGLQEHPGTGKTLDHQPAGKAVSIEATCEAMGVDKVVVLDPSREMEAFEQAVRDALASNDLTVIIARRPCILAVARDAKMARGEKVR, encoded by the coding sequence ATGAGCAGTGAACGTAAGCTGATGAGTGGCAACGAAGCCGTTGCTCTGGGGGCAAAACATGCCGGCTGTGCGCTGGGCGTCGGGTATCCCGGAACTCCATCCACCGAAATTCTCGAAAACTATGCCAGGCTCGAAGACGGTAAAGCCCAGTGGGCCCCGAATGAAAAAGTCGCCGTAGAAGTCGGTATCGGCGTGGCCTTTGCCGGAACCCGAACGATCATCACAATGAAACACGTCGGTCTCAATGTGGCCGCTGATCCGCTTTTTACGGTGGCCTATACCGGGGTTGCCGGAGGGATGGTGCTGGCCGTTGCCGATGATCCGGGCATGGCGTCCTCCCAGAATGAACAGGATTCGCGCAACTATGCCCGGGCTGCGGGTGTTCCGTTGCTCGAACCGGCCGATTCGCAGGAAGCCTATGATATGACTAAATTGGCGTTCGAAATTTCCGAACGATGGAGCCAGCCTGTGATTCTGCGACTCAGCACGCGGGTCTGTCATTCCAAAAGCGTCGTGGTGCCCTTCGGTTCGGAAGCGGTGCCGCAGGCCGATTATGTGCGTGATATTTCCGGTCGTGTGATGATTCCGGCCTATGCACGTCCGGCACACAAAAGAATGCGCGCCAAGCTGGCTGAAATTGAAGAATGGAACAACACCGAAGGGCCGAATCCAATCATTGGGAACAGCAGCAGACTCGGCATCATTGCCAATGGGGTTTCCGCGCTGCATGCGCAGGAAGCGGCGCCGGATGCGAAAGTGATGAAGCTGGGCATGGTCTATCCGCTGCCCATGAAAGCGATTCTCGAATTCATCGATTCCGTAGATGAGTGTATTATTATCGAGGAATCCGATCCTTTCATTCAAACCGAAGTGCAGGCTGCCGGCGGAAAGGTCCGCCCGCGTCTGGAACGTTATCGTTACGGCGAGCTCGATGTGACCCGTGTAAAACGCATCATTGCCGGCGACGACTCCGAAGAAGCGGTTCCGCCGCGCGGCAGACCGCCGCAGCTCTGCGAGGGCTGTCCGCATCGGGCCAGCTTCCAGCTGCTGAAACGTATTGGATGTATTGTCGCCGGTGATATTGGCTGCTATACCTTGAGTGTACTGCCGCCCTTTGAAACCATGGATACCTGTATCTGTATGGGCGGTTCCATCGGAATCGGTCTGGGGATGCGCCACGTGCTGCCGGAAGAGCAGGCGCGTAAAGTGGTCAGTGTAATCGGCGACGGAACCTTTATTCACAGCGGTTTGACCGGCGTTGCCGATATGATCTGCAACCGCCCGAAATACGGTCACGTGATTGTGATTCTCGACAATGGAACCACCGCCATGACCGGTCTGCAGGAACATCCGGGCACTGGGAAAACGCTGGATCATCAACCGGCAGGTAAAGCGGTCTCGATTGAGGCCACCTGCGAAGCCATGGGGGTTGACAAGGTGGTTGTGCTCGATCCCTCCCGGGAAATGGAAGCGTTCGAACAGGCTGTTCGCGATGCCCTGGCCTCCAACGATCTGACCGTGATTATTGCCCGCCGTCCCTGTATTCTTGCCGTTGCGCGCGATGCAAAAATGGCCCGGGGTGAAAAGGTGCGTTAG
- a CDS encoding acyl-CoA thioesterase, which yields MFSHTCQLRVRYSESDRMGTFYNSRLLEWMEVGRSELTRAAGKAYAEWEAEGVMAPIVEANLKFKGRAGYDDLLSLETTCERAGRARIRFNTVITLAETGKPVAEGFTVHALTDPEGRPIRIPDWINHLLNGEEHEQ from the coding sequence ATGTTCAGTCATACCTGTCAACTGAGAGTGCGCTATAGTGAATCGGACCGCATGGGGACATTCTATAATTCTCGTCTGCTGGAGTGGATGGAAGTGGGCCGTTCGGAGCTGACCCGCGCCGCCGGAAAAGCCTATGCGGAATGGGAAGCCGAAGGGGTGATGGCTCCGATTGTAGAAGCGAACCTGAAGTTTAAAGGACGGGCCGGTTATGACGACCTGCTGAGTCTGGAAACCACATGTGAGCGGGCAGGGCGGGCGCGGATCAGGTTTAATACCGTCATTACGCTGGCTGAAACCGGTAAACCGGTAGCGGAAGGGTTTACCGTTCATGCGCTGACCGACCCCGAAGGAAGGCCCATCCGTATTCCGGACTGGATCAATCATTTACTAAACGGAGAGGAACATGAGCAGTGA